Genomic DNA from Candidozyma auris chromosome 1, complete sequence:
TCCTGAGCTTCCGTCAGACTGCCAGTATAGATCAGGGGTATCTGCTCTCAATTGAGGAATACCAAACCCTCGCTTGTGAGAGGAGAGTTTCCATGTCGCTAGCGGCGAGAGatcgagaagttgaagctcGTCTAAATCCTTCTGCCCGCTTTTATAAAGTGCatgttgctgctgttcAAGTGAAGGCGGTTCGTGGGATACGTCTGTCTGGCTGTAATCATGTAAGGCATCTGGATCTGGCGATCTaggttcttcttctggctcGTTATCGTAACTAGCGCCTGTCCCCATTTCTGTGATTCCAGGCTGAGGCGAAGATGAAGCATGCTGATGAGGATCGAGGGGCTCAGAGTAGTTGCCACCGTGTGGCCATTGCCCTGAGTGGGacatgttgatgaaggttCAATGACATATGCGGCTGCCTCTTATATACGTGCGATCGCGCTAGGCTATCTAGCACTCATACTCTACGCTGATTTGAACAGTACATTTTACTTCTCTAACCAGGTGTGTTGTATGAATATTTGGTATGTGCTTGTTATCTACTAGAGTTCCACTTCCGCATGAGCTTCAGAGTTCTtgttttccttcttctcttctgagGTATCGTCGCTGTTGTTCGCCGGTGCTTCATCAGTCAATTCCTTTTTATTCGTGGCGACATCTTTTTTCTGTGTATCCCGTTTGCCTTCAGCCGagtcatcatctttggaAGTCACCTTTGTCTCATCGCCCTTGGAGCTGTCATCGATCAAAGTCTCCTTGGGAAGCTCGACAGAGCTATCGATGTTGACAAGCTTCGCCGTGCTACCTCCACTCCTGGAAGGCGAGATTCCTTCTGCTGGACGCTGTGGCCTCTTCCTGACCGCATGAGGAGTAAATGCTGTTTGGAACTTGTCTGCGTTGGGCACGCTGtatctcttcaaagctcttctctttaaAACCTCGATGTAGCTGAGCTTACCTCTGAGTTCTGAACCAAACTCTCCGCCGTCACGGTCCAAAAATGCAAGTTCACCGTTAccttcatcctcatcacCAATCATGTAGTCGTCGTTCTGTGCACTGTCCAAAAATCCGTTATCGGTGTTCGACTCAGACTGATCAATTTGGAAGTTGCCGACTTCCAAGTCGGTGACAAACTGGAACAAAAACTCCTGCAAACTGTTAGCAATGACAACTTTGGTATCAAAATCACGACCAAACAAGATGATCTGGCCGCGGACGCCAGCAGGACCTGGAGCCAAGTCAAGACCAATCAAGTTACCACAAGGATCCTTCACAAGAGGAACCCATCCACGATGAATATAGTACGACTGGACGGCATTTACAGGCACAGATTTCTGGTGGGCAAGGAAGTTGTTCAACTGTCTCTCGCTATTGATAAAAGAGGCCAGCGAAGCCTCTTCAGGCAAGCTTTTCTGATGATTGATGGCAATCACCtgcttttcaattctttcaGCCACTTTTGCCCACACAGCATACTCCTCCATGATGCTCTCCATgtccaagaaggtcaagCCCATAATCAACCCCGTGGGCTTGCCTCCCCTAAATTGGCCGTCATGGATCTTAAAGAACTGACGAACTTCTACAGGTAACGGCCCAATAGCCAAATCTTTTTCGAACTCGTTCAAGTCGGCCGTGGAAGCCCCGTCGTTCAAGCTGTCCTCCAACTCAGGGTACTCTTCCTCCAACCACTTTTCGATTCTCTCCCACAACGAGTCAACAGGAGGCAATGGTGGGAGCCCTTCACGATTTAATGTCTGCATCTGTACGTCACCGCCTTGGTTAATCAAATTGGTTGACAGCGACCTCAATCCAGGTCTGTAGCCAGCCACGTTTGTCGTGGAAGCTGTACGTGAGCCAACCAAAGAATGGCTCAGCGAGTTGTTTAAATCAGCTAGTCTCGCCGTGGATGATGTAGGATCAATGGAGCCCCCAGCGGTGGAGTTCTTGTACGGAGAGCCATAACTGGCATAGTGGTCGTCGGTGGTGACAGAATGCCAAAAAGATTTGACATTATCAAAAAAGCCCATGGTGTAAGTGGGACAAGTGAACGatttttcaagcttttAGTTGGGAATACACGCTCTTTTTTTATGAGTACTATCAGGTTAGTGATACCTTCTTTGTGATTCCTCGCGGTAGCTGCTTACAACTTTTGTGTGAGTGCGCTCACTTGCGGTGTGTGCAGGTCGACGGCCAGGAAAAGGTCGTTCCCGAAAGAGTATAAATCTTAGCTGGCAGGTGACGTGAGTGAAAATAGGGTTTAGGGTTTAGTGGTTTCGGAGATGAAGGTCGTAAATTTTGACAAGGTTACCATGTATTCCAGGATGTTTCAAGTAGAACTCCCTTGGTTTAACGCGTTGAGTGATTTTACATCGCGCCTCCTGACcgtattttgcaaccaaatAGTATGCGACAACCACTCGAGGATTCATGTCTACTACAACTTATGCTGAACGTAAGGGCGGGAAGGTTGCATATGGTTTCTTGCAACGTTTGAAGATTATGATTCTAATTAGTCCGTGTCTGTAAGTAACTGgcaatttcttcaccaaagtaTTCTTCGAGAAGTGGCTGATGATGCTTGAAGTCGAGATTGGTGATGGCAACACTAGCTTGCACTAGGTCGTAATTGATCCGCTCGCTCACCTTAGAATCTTGCTTATAGTCAGGGTGCTTTAGAACAAAGTTTCTAAGAAAACGAGCAACGGTTGGGATCTTTCCTGATGCTCTACCACTGGTAAGCTTTAAGTAGTTTCGTATAAGCTCGAGATCTCTTGCAAACTGCCTGCTCTTGCAATGGTGACTCAGGTTTTGCCAGTTTGcaggaagaagatctgTGGCAATTAATTTGACAATCATCTTGATGAGACCTGGGAAGGTGTCCAGACCATCTATGAGCTCCTGAGCTGTGAGTTTCACATTCTGGCAGTCTTCATGCTCGACGATGCCGTTTTCGATGCCATTGTTCACTTCTACGTATCCATTGAGGTAAACGACGTTATCGTCAAAAAGATCGTTGCCATCATTAACAAAACGGTCAAACCATGTAAGGTCATACCCTTTGAAATCCTCATTGTTCAAACGCCATTGCGATGGGTTTCTAAACCAGAACTTTGCGTCCGTGGAAGCGTCCACTCCATGAGCGGTCTTCATGTTAGAATCTACCTTCGAGATAGGCATGTAGAAGTCTGGACTAAATTTGAGGATTGCCTTGCTCACCAACGTAATAAACACAGAGTAGGCGGCGTTCTCAAAGTCAGTGAGCTGAATTTCCAAAGGCCTGAACTCGACTCGCCAACCAGGTGTTTTGGTAAGATCGTCTATGTCACTGTACAAAGCAGGTGGCTTGAATCTCAAGGTTTGCCAATTTGTTGACTGGAGATTCTCAAAATGATCATTGTCAAGATTATTGTTTTGATTGACCCTTTCACTAAAGATAACGAGTGGATCTCTGATGAAGAGGTGGGCAAAATGGTGGGCTAAAGGCGCATCAAAAAGTTTCGTCGATATGAGCTTGTCGTACACTTTTTTATTGATGGGCGAGTAAATGTCATTGTacgacttcttgaagtatgGGTCACTGCGGTAGCCTTCATCACTCAAGTACGAGTCGATAGACTCATAACGAGACTTGGGAATCTTCTGCACTGGCTTGCCATCCAATGTTGTGATGGTCGTATCGCCAAACTCATTAGTGATGTGATCGCCATTAACACCAGGCCCGCCTCCAAGCTTGTCAAAATGGACCTTCACTTCGTCAGGGACGTCCAagccaccaaaaaaatcgaGACCCCGATATGGTTTGATATCACGCTCCAAGAATGTTCTGTCGTCCACCGCCCCACTAATGACATTCCAGCGAACATCCTGGTTCACCAAAAAACCCTTAAAAATTGGGGCAGCAGCTGACACAGCCATGAGAATTGGCGTAAGAGGCGCCAAGGTATCGTACAAGTACCGAGCTTCGTGAATGTCTGACGGCTGTACCGTAATCTGGAGACACGAGGAGCCCATTCCAAAGCCCATCGAGTCCATGTACACATGACCCGGCTGTGAAGCGCCTAGCCAAGGTTCTTCATCTGACGGAAATAAGTCTCGTTTTGGAATGCTATCGTCTATGAGTTTGGTGTTGGTGTCAGGATAAATGGGCAAGTTGATGGCCACCTTGTGGCCACGTCTCTTTCTGATGTTTGCTGTGAGCGTGGGGAATCTGACGTGTCTATTAATTATTTCGTCAGGCAAG
This window encodes:
- the SMI1 gene encoding Smi1p encodes the protein MGFFDNVKSFWHSVTTDDHYASYGSPYKNSTAGGSIDPTSSTARLADLNNSSSHSLVGSRTASTTNVAGYRPGLRSSSTNLINQGGDVQMQTLNREGLPPLPPVDSLWERIEKWLEEEYPELEDSLNDGASTADLNEFEKDLAIGPLPVEVRQFFKIHDGQFRGGKPTGLIMGLTFLDMESIMEEYAVWAKVAERIEKQVIAINHQKSLPEEASSASFINSERQLNNFLAHQKSVPVNAVQSYYIHRGWVPLVKDPCGNLIGLDLAPGPAGVRGQIILFGRDFDTKVVIANSLQEFLFQFVTDLEVGNFQIDQSESNTDNGFLDSAQNDDYMIGDEDEGNGELAFLDRDGGEFGSELRGKLSYIEVLKRRALKRYSVPNADKFQTAFTPHAVRKRPQRPAEGISPSRSGGSTAKLVNIDSSVELPKETLIDDSSKGDETKVTSKDDDSAEGKRDTQKKDVATNKKELTDEAPANNSDDTSEEKKENKNSEAHAEVEL
- the GCS1 gene encoding glutamate--cysteine ligase; its protein translation is MGLLSLGTPLDWHESRKHNEHVRENGIEQLINIFKQHGKRQNDHFYWGDEVEYMLVDIDSSNKTAKLAIDRDSILDDLNDPSKPEIAMKAINNNVSFHPEYGRYMIEATPLKPYDGESLSDYVYVEENMVKRREVSQSELPKHIIPLTLTTYPRMGCGNFTSPTAKPIGPASQSLFLPDEIINRHVRFPTLTANIRKRRGHKVAINLPIYPDTNTKLIDDSIPKRDLFPSDEEPWLGASQPGHVYMDSMGFGMGSSCLQITVQPSDIHEARYLYDTLAPLTPILMAVSAAAPIFKGFLVNQDVRWNVISGAVDDRTFLERDIKPYRGLDFFGGLDVPDEVKVHFDKLGGGPGVNGDHITNEFGDTTITTLDGKPVQKIPKSRYESIDSYLSDEGYRSDPYFKKSYNDIYSPINKKVYDKLISTKLFDAPLAHHFAHLFIRDPLVIFSERVNQNNNLDNDHFENLQSTNWQTLRFKPPALYSDIDDLTKTPGWRVEFRPLEIQLTDFENAAYSVFITLVSKAILKFSPDFYMPISKVDSNMKTAHGVDASTDAKFWFRNPSQWRLNNEDFKGYDLTWFDRFVNDGNDLFDDNVVYLNGYVEVNNGIENGIVEHEDCQNVKLTAQELIDGSDTFPGLIKMIVKLIATDLLPANWQNSSHHCKSRQFARDLELIRNYLKLTSGRASGKIPTVARFLRNFVLKHPDYKQDSKVSERINYDLVQASVAITNLDFKHHQPLLEEYFGEEIASYLQTRTN